Proteins from one Thermosipho japonicus genomic window:
- a CDS encoding lytic transglycosylase domain-containing protein, whose amino-acid sequence MKKIFFLVILFISTITLSFLFDPLNYITKSNIGLQLQFYNKGGKISIYNPFVYKIVSFDSFTDTMRFPEIVKGLAYIESGFNIHALSHVGAMGITQFKADAAIDYGVFNAWNPQQALLGTDRMIRYYHQKYNDIYKVLAIYNIGESNYKKGKYIEQGNAYANKVIAASRKISRKSYLYDRYVLYLQGTLTENSSQTYTAFSFGGIFDYLGIVYFDISSTIHFRKGYFPIELGTKSYIRINHFDSFVIGYNLGYNLNYENEISIGPIIGYSHFRPIGESYEIYYDFSKGFSLSSFFISVGYGNKYWRINFGFEPEFDNLFLSITI is encoded by the coding sequence ATGAAGAAAATATTCTTTCTGGTCATTTTATTTATCTCAACAATAACTTTATCTTTTTTATTTGATCCTTTAAATTATATAACAAAATCCAACATTGGTCTACAATTACAATTTTATAACAAAGGTGGTAAAATTTCCATATATAATCCCTTTGTTTACAAAATTGTTTCATTTGATAGTTTTACCGATACTATGAGATTCCCTGAAATAGTAAAAGGACTTGCATATATCGAATCTGGTTTTAATATACATGCACTTTCTCATGTAGGAGCAATGGGTATAACTCAATTCAAAGCTGATGCCGCAATTGATTATGGAGTATTCAACGCATGGAATCCTCAGCAAGCACTCCTGGGTACAGATAGGATGATAAGATACTATCATCAAAAATATAATGACATCTATAAAGTGTTAGCTATATACAATATAGGTGAATCAAATTACAAAAAAGGAAAATATATAGAACAAGGCAACGCATATGCAAACAAAGTAATTGCTGCTTCAAGAAAGATAAGTAGAAAATCTTATTTGTACGATAGATACGTTTTATATTTGCAAGGAACACTCACAGAAAATTCCAGTCAAACTTACACTGCTTTTTCTTTTGGTGGCATTTTTGATTATTTAGGAATAGTTTATTTTGATATTTCTTCAACTATTCATTTTAGAAAAGGTTATTTTCCAATTGAGTTGGGAACAAAATCTTACATTAGAATAAATCACTTCGATTCTTTTGTAATTGGATATAATTTGGGGTATAATTTAAATTATGAAAATGAAATATCAATTGGCCCAATAATTGGATATTCTCATTTTAGACCTATAGGCGAAAGCTACGAAATATACTACGATTTTTCAAAAGGGTTTAGTTTAAGTAGCTTTTTTATTTCTGTTGGGTATGGAAATAAATATTGGAGGATAAACTTTGGATTTGAACCAGAGTTTGATAATTTATTTCTTAGTATAACAATATGA
- the flgG gene encoding flagellar basal-body rod protein FlgG — protein MINGLYTAATGMWAQQFKLDTLSNNIANVDTAGYKKVKSEFQDLLYDYSKNAGAATAQNSLHPTGLYVGHGTKLSATTRIFTQGNLERTGNSLDLAISGDGFFQIQLQDGRIAYTRDGQFKIDGNGRIITSNGNLLSPNIVVPQNAVSLSISPDGIVTAELQDGTLQNLGTITLVRFINPSGLKAIGDNLFLETPASGTPVEGTAGQDGFGSILQGYVEKSNVDIVKEMVDMISAMRAYELNSRTIQTADEMLRTASSMKR, from the coding sequence ATGATTAATGGACTTTATACAGCAGCAACAGGAATGTGGGCACAACAATTTAAACTCGACACGCTTTCAAATAATATTGCAAACGTAGATACCGCTGGGTATAAAAAAGTTAAATCAGAATTTCAAGATCTTCTTTATGATTATTCAAAAAATGCTGGAGCAGCAACCGCACAAAATTCTTTGCATCCAACAGGTTTATATGTAGGACACGGAACAAAATTATCAGCAACCACAAGAATTTTTACTCAAGGAAATTTAGAAAGAACGGGAAATTCTCTTGATCTAGCCATTTCCGGTGATGGCTTTTTCCAAATCCAACTTCAAGATGGTAGAATAGCATATACAAGAGATGGGCAATTTAAAATTGATGGCAATGGTAGGATAATAACCAGCAATGGTAATTTACTATCACCAAACATTGTCGTACCACAAAATGCTGTATCGCTAAGTATATCTCCAGATGGTATAGTTACCGCAGAGCTTCAAGACGGAACTCTACAAAATCTTGGAACAATTACATTGGTAAGATTTATCAATCCTTCTGGTTTAAAGGCAATTGGGGATAACCTTTTCTTGGAAACACCAGCAAGTGGTACTCCTGTTGAAGGCACCGCAGGACAAGATGGTTTTGGCTCTATATTACAAGGTTATGTAGAAAAGTCAAATGTAGATATAGTTAAAGAAATGGTTGACATGATTAGTGCTATGAGAGCTTACGAATTAAATTCAAGAACAATCCAAACTGCTGATGAAATGTTGAGAACTGCATCAAGTATGAAAAGGTAA
- the glmS gene encoding glutamine--fructose-6-phosphate transaminase (isomerizing), with amino-acid sequence MCGIVGIIGTEFSIKELVDDLQKLEYRGYDSAGIAFYKDGSIVIQKATGKISNLREQITNSNTSVGIAHTRWATHGAPTDENAHPHTDCTGKIAIVHNGIIENYAEIKEELKRKGHKFKSETDTEVISHLIEENFEGDLYKAVLKSVKMLKGAYAIVVMHSDMKDTLVAARKGSPLVLGRAENKVILASDVTPIIKYTKDVVFLEDGDIALLKNGEYKITDVNGNIVLRKVYHVDWDEASAEKGGYKHFMLKEINEEPEAIESAFVGRITNEGPILTELKEFNLEKVEKIKLVACGTSYHAGLVFKYFLEKHSNIDVEVDVASEFRYRNIHIDDKTLVIAISQSGETADTLESVRLVKSKGARVVAISNVVGSTITRESDVTILMNAGPEIGVAATKTYVNQLVVLYILGMYILKEKNMWNEELEKDFEFLKKAPEIFRKLLSDINLEEYAAYYKNYHHFMYIGRGINYPSALEGALKLKEISYINATAYPAGELKHGPIALLDPTFPVFAIAPKDRLFEKTKSNIEESKARKSRIISVTNESNKDLEGISDDIIYVPDSPEDMYPLTISPVIQLFAYLIADMRGYDPDKPRNLAKSVTVE; translated from the coding sequence ATGTGCGGAATAGTGGGAATAATTGGAACGGAATTTAGTATAAAAGAGCTTGTTGATGATTTGCAAAAGTTGGAATATAGAGGTTATGACTCTGCAGGAATAGCTTTTTATAAAGATGGAAGTATTGTTATTCAAAAAGCTACGGGAAAAATTTCAAATTTAAGAGAACAAATTACAAATTCTAACACTTCAGTTGGTATTGCTCATACAAGATGGGCGACTCATGGTGCTCCAACTGACGAAAATGCTCATCCTCATACGGATTGTACTGGTAAAATTGCAATTGTTCATAATGGAATAATAGAAAATTATGCAGAGATAAAAGAAGAGTTAAAGAGAAAGGGACATAAATTCAAATCAGAGACTGATACGGAAGTTATTTCACATTTGATCGAAGAAAATTTTGAAGGGGATCTCTATAAAGCAGTCTTAAAATCTGTGAAAATGCTTAAAGGTGCATATGCTATAGTTGTTATGCATTCTGACATGAAGGATACTTTAGTTGCGGCAAGAAAAGGCAGTCCACTAGTTTTGGGCAGGGCAGAAAATAAGGTTATTTTAGCCTCAGATGTTACACCAATTATAAAATATACAAAAGACGTAGTTTTTTTAGAAGATGGAGATATTGCACTATTGAAAAATGGAGAATATAAAATTACAGATGTGAATGGAAATATTGTTTTAAGAAAAGTTTATCATGTTGATTGGGATGAGGCTTCTGCAGAAAAAGGCGGATACAAGCATTTCATGTTAAAAGAGATAAATGAAGAACCTGAAGCAATAGAAAGTGCGTTTGTGGGGAGAATTACTAATGAAGGGCCAATACTTACGGAATTAAAAGAGTTTAATTTAGAAAAGGTTGAAAAAATAAAACTTGTTGCTTGTGGAACAAGTTATCATGCTGGGCTTGTTTTTAAGTATTTTTTAGAGAAACATTCAAATATTGATGTAGAAGTCGATGTAGCATCAGAATTTAGATACAGAAACATACATATAGATGATAAAACGTTGGTAATTGCAATTTCTCAATCTGGTGAAACTGCAGATACTCTTGAATCTGTTAGACTTGTAAAATCAAAAGGAGCAAGAGTTGTTGCAATTTCTAATGTAGTAGGTTCAACTATTACTAGAGAAAGTGATGTTACAATTTTGATGAATGCTGGCCCAGAAATTGGAGTTGCAGCTACTAAAACTTATGTAAATCAACTTGTTGTTTTATACATTCTTGGAATGTATATTTTAAAAGAAAAAAATATGTGGAATGAAGAACTTGAAAAAGATTTCGAATTTTTGAAAAAAGCACCAGAAATTTTTAGAAAATTATTGAGTGATATAAACTTAGAAGAATATGCAGCATATTACAAAAATTACCATCATTTTATGTACATAGGCCGTGGAATTAATTATCCATCTGCGTTAGAGGGCGCTTTGAAATTGAAAGAAATTAGTTATATTAATGCTACCGCATATCCAGCTGGAGAGTTAAAACATGGACCAATTGCTTTGCTAGATCCGACATTTCCTGTTTTTGCTATTGCACCAAAGGATAGATTATTTGAAAAAACAAAAAGTAATATTGAAGAGTCAAAGGCAAGAAAGTCAAGAATAATTTCTGTAACTAATGAATCAAATAAGGATTTGGAAGGTATTTCCGATGACATAATTTATGTTCCTGATAGCCCAGAAGACATGTATCCTCTTACGATTTCTCCTGTTATACAACTTTTTGCATATTTAATTGCTGATATGAGAGGTTATGATCCTGACAAACCAAGAAATCTTGCAAAGAGTGTTACTGTCGAATAA
- a CDS encoding rod shape-determining protein yields MGKNDLGIDLGTANFLVYQKGKGIVLYQPSVVAISKKNGKIIAIGEEAKEMLGKTPEDTITAVRPMKDGVIADYTIISEVLKIFIKKVTKGFLFKPNMVIGIPAKTTTVEKRAVFDAASSAGAKKVFVVSEPLAAAVGAGIDVTKPEGNIIIDIGGGTTDIAVISLGGVVVGDSVKLAGDAMDDAIVKSVRKLLGLIIGDSTAEEIKKRIGKAHPDIEDFEMEVKGRDAVTGLPRTDKLNSSQVYSMLKPIIESLISRIKVVLEKTPPELSADIMEKGIVITGGGALLRGIDKAIYDEIGVPCKVAEDPLTCVARGTGILLDDEELLNEVAETYE; encoded by the coding sequence ATGGGAAAAAATGATCTAGGAATAGACCTTGGAACAGCAAATTTTCTGGTTTATCAGAAAGGAAAAGGAATTGTTCTTTATCAACCATCTGTTGTAGCAATTTCTAAAAAAAATGGAAAAATAATTGCGATAGGTGAAGAAGCAAAAGAAATGCTAGGGAAAACTCCAGAAGATACAATTACTGCTGTAAGACCTATGAAAGATGGAGTGATTGCAGATTATACAATAATCTCTGAAGTTTTAAAAATATTTATAAAAAAAGTAACTAAAGGATTTTTATTTAAGCCAAATATGGTTATAGGAATACCTGCAAAGACAACCACCGTGGAAAAAAGAGCTGTTTTTGACGCTGCATCAAGCGCAGGAGCCAAAAAAGTTTTTGTTGTTTCTGAACCGCTTGCAGCTGCAGTAGGTGCAGGCATTGATGTTACAAAACCTGAAGGAAATATAATTATAGATATAGGTGGTGGAACTACAGATATCGCAGTTATTAGCCTTGGTGGAGTTGTGGTAGGAGATTCTGTAAAGCTTGCCGGTGATGCCATGGATGATGCAATAGTAAAAAGTGTAAGAAAACTTCTTGGTTTAATAATTGGTGATTCAACAGCAGAAGAAATTAAAAAAAGAATCGGGAAAGCACACCCAGATATAGAAGATTTTGAAATGGAAGTAAAAGGGCGTGATGCGGTAACTGGCCTTCCCCGAACGGATAAATTAAACTCATCACAAGTATACAGTATGCTAAAACCGATTATTGAAAGTCTTATTTCCAGGATCAAGGTGGTTCTTGAAAAGACTCCACCAGAACTTTCTGCAGATATTATGGAAAAGGGAATAGTAATCACCGGCGGTGGAGCACTACTAAGAGGAATAGATAAGGCAATTTACGATGAAATAGGCGTTCCCTGCAAGGTAGCTGAAGATCCATTAACTTGTGTAGCAAGAGGTACAGGAATTTTATTGGATGATGAAGAATTATTAAATGAAGTAGCTGAAACCTACGAATAA
- a CDS encoding flagellar hook-basal body protein, translating into MYKGVYLASMGMLADITKLDTLSNNISNAETIGYKADNLAFKTYLEKRLHSFKPMPQEKKVEIKDIGKFEQAVILDEVKTDFTQGNIEHTENMLDFAIDGSGFFVVEKNGEKLYTRAGNFKISSDGFLVTSEGYYVLDKNDQRIKISNKSDLINNIKVVDLDNPRKIGYTFYKGQEIEKENFRILQGYVEKSNVNIVKEMVKMIEANRHYEVLSKAVTVHDELLNKSINSAGNLK; encoded by the coding sequence ATGTACAAAGGTGTTTACCTTGCTTCTATGGGAATGTTGGCTGATATTACAAAACTTGATACGCTTTCAAATAATATATCTAATGCAGAAACTATTGGCTATAAAGCTGATAACTTGGCATTTAAGACATATCTTGAAAAAAGATTACACTCTTTTAAACCAATGCCTCAAGAAAAAAAGGTCGAAATTAAGGATATTGGAAAGTTCGAGCAAGCAGTTATTTTAGATGAAGTAAAAACTGATTTCACTCAGGGAAATATCGAACATACTGAAAATATGTTAGATTTTGCAATTGATGGTTCTGGTTTCTTTGTAGTAGAAAAAAACGGAGAAAAGCTATACACAAGAGCAGGAAATTTTAAAATTAGTAGCGACGGTTTTTTAGTTACAAGTGAAGGGTATTATGTATTAGATAAAAATGATCAAAGAATTAAAATATCCAATAAATCAGATCTTATTAATAATATCAAAGTTGTAGATCTTGATAATCCAAGAAAGATTGGTTACACCTTCTACAAAGGCCAAGAAATTGAAAAAGAAAATTTTAGGATTTTACAAGGATATGTAGAAAAATCAAATGTGAACATTGTAAAGGAAATGGTAAAAATGATAGAAGCAAATAGGCATTACGAAGTTTTATCAAAAGCTGTAACTGTACACGATGAATTACTTAACAAATCTATTAATTCCGCGGGTAATTTAAAGTAG
- the plsX gene encoding phosphate acyltransferase PlsX: MKKIAIDLMGGDYAPAEILAGALSFAKENEDVELYLVGIGENFKDVQLPKNCVKVVTDDFLPMDVKPTEAIRRRKSTMYVSCQLAREKKVDAVVSAGNTGALLACATFVVGRIKGIERPTLAVPIPTKNDFCVLADAGANIDVKPSNLLQFAIMGVEYAKLLGKDNPTIGLLNVGTEENKGTQKEKEAFQVLKERFGNQFIGNVEGNDLNTGKVDVVVADGFHGNIAMKTMEGAAKMITELIKSEVKKNIISALGALLMKPVFNSLKNKLDPKKYGGTFFIGVEGVVVKAHGNSNRTAIFNALKVAKKGVEEELPLKIKEALLKCAE; this comes from the coding sequence ATGAAAAAAATAGCAATTGATTTAATGGGAGGAGATTATGCGCCAGCAGAAATTTTAGCTGGCGCTCTTTCCTTTGCAAAAGAAAATGAAGATGTGGAACTTTATCTTGTAGGAATTGGAGAAAATTTTAAAGACGTGCAACTACCAAAAAATTGTGTAAAGGTAGTAACCGACGATTTTTTGCCAATGGATGTAAAACCCACAGAAGCGATTAGGCGAAGAAAAAGCACAATGTATGTTAGCTGTCAACTTGCTAGAGAAAAGAAAGTTGATGCGGTTGTTAGTGCAGGGAATACTGGTGCACTTTTGGCATGTGCAACTTTTGTTGTAGGAAGAATTAAAGGAATTGAAAGACCTACTCTTGCAGTACCGATTCCGACTAAGAATGATTTTTGTGTTTTAGCTGATGCAGGAGCAAATATAGATGTAAAACCTTCTAACCTTCTCCAGTTTGCCATTATGGGTGTTGAATATGCTAAGTTGCTTGGCAAAGATAATCCTACTATTGGACTTTTGAATGTTGGAACAGAAGAAAATAAAGGAACACAAAAAGAAAAAGAAGCATTCCAGGTTTTGAAAGAAAGATTTGGTAATCAATTTATCGGAAATGTTGAAGGTAACGATTTAAATACGGGGAAAGTAGACGTTGTTGTTGCAGATGGGTTCCATGGAAATATAGCTATGAAGACCATGGAAGGTGCAGCAAAAATGATTACAGAGCTTATAAAGTCTGAAGTAAAAAAGAATATAATATCTGCCTTGGGTGCTCTTTTAATGAAGCCTGTATTTAATTCATTGAAAAATAAACTTGATCCAAAAAAATATGGAGGAACATTCTTTATTGGTGTAGAGGGAGTAGTAGTAAAGGCTCATGGTAATTCAAATAGGACGGCGATATTTAACGCGTTAAAGGTTGCAAAAAAGGGAGTAGAAGAAGAACTTCCTTTAAAAATTAAGGAGGCACTTTTAAAATGTGCGGAATAG
- a CDS encoding YceD family protein, with amino-acid sequence MKWKIKIKDIIAKKNVKIEDYYESEYIELHTGTYKVIDKRFKVKISIVYSDDTIVVGGYVSGKVERPCDRCLEMAIMPLEGTIEAVYDLKNEPNFKNSEIENLKNVIYYKGEEIDLEERILEALVVSAPDVFVCKEDCKGLCPFCGENLNEHPDHVCKEMEVFNIDPRFEKLLKLKEEMQNKN; translated from the coding sequence ATGAAATGGAAAATAAAAATAAAGGATATAATTGCTAAAAAAAATGTTAAGATTGAGGACTATTATGAAAGCGAATACATTGAGCTACATACAGGAACGTATAAAGTAATTGATAAAAGATTTAAAGTAAAAATTTCAATAGTATATTCAGATGATACAATTGTAGTTGGAGGATATGTTTCTGGAAAAGTTGAAAGACCATGCGATAGATGTCTTGAAATGGCTATAATGCCTTTGGAAGGAACGATAGAGGCTGTGTATGACTTAAAAAATGAACCAAATTTTAAAAATTCTGAAATAGAAAATTTGAAAAATGTGATATACTACAAAGGAGAAGAAATAGATCTTGAGGAAAGAATACTTGAAGCACTTGTTGTTAGTGCTCCTGACGTTTTTGTTTGCAAAGAAGATTGTAAAGGTTTATGTCCTTTCTGTGGGGAGAATTTAAATGAACATCCAGATCATGTTTGCAAAGAAATGGAAGTATTTAATATAGATCCGAGATTTGAAAAGCTTTTAAAATTAAAAGAAGAAATGCAAAATAAGAATTGA
- the rpmF gene encoding 50S ribosomal protein L32, whose protein sequence is MAVPKQKRSRSRTHHKRAKIYKAFSVPVSVCPNCGAPKLPHRVCLNCGYYGKKQVFEVAE, encoded by the coding sequence ATGGCAGTACCAAAGCAAAAAAGGTCAAGAAGCAGAACACATCACAAGAGGGCAAAAATATACAAAGCATTTTCTGTTCCTGTTTCCGTATGTCCAAATTGTGGTGCACCAAAACTTCCTCACAGAGTTTGTTTAAATTGTGGATATTACGGTAAAAAACAAGTATTTGAAGTTGCAGAATGA